In Paenibacillus guangzhouensis, a single window of DNA contains:
- a CDS encoding Gfo/Idh/MocA family protein, translated as MRTLTAVLLGAGSRGRYIYGPYAEKYPNEMKIVAVAEPDDERRNNFAAIHQIAPDQVYDSWEKAFEKGKIADVMIISTLDRMHYVPAMMAMELGYHVLLEKPMSPSQEECIALEQASLKHERLLIVSHVLRYTPFWTGIKKCIEQGELGTVATIQLTENVGYRHMTHSYVRGNWRNSEETSPMILAKSCHDLDIISWLMGQECTNVSSFGSLLHFRPENAPEGSADRCIDGCEVEKECAFSALKMYIDPPHHPWARYMTSDLSQEGILNALHEGPFGRCVYRCDNNVVDHQIVNMEFTNGANASFIMSGLTESGARRVQIMGTKAEIIGDMDTGIYTLYRYLTGEKLEINCNTSGDGHGGGDERMVSSFLREVRRFDQNPSYGLTSATASLQSHLIAFASEQSRLKGGQAVKLADMIANQPVAVQG; from the coding sequence GTGAGAACACTAACCGCGGTACTACTTGGTGCAGGCAGCAGAGGTCGATACATCTATGGGCCTTATGCGGAAAAATATCCGAATGAAATGAAGATCGTTGCGGTCGCAGAACCAGATGATGAGCGCAGGAATAATTTCGCGGCAATTCATCAGATTGCTCCGGATCAAGTATACGATTCATGGGAAAAAGCATTTGAGAAAGGCAAGATTGCGGACGTAATGATCATTAGTACACTCGATCGGATGCATTACGTTCCAGCAATGATGGCGATGGAACTCGGCTATCACGTGTTGCTCGAGAAGCCGATGTCGCCTTCGCAGGAGGAGTGCATTGCGCTCGAGCAGGCGTCGCTTAAGCATGAGCGTCTGTTGATCGTGAGCCATGTGCTTCGCTATACACCGTTCTGGACAGGAATCAAGAAATGCATCGAGCAAGGCGAGCTTGGAACCGTCGCGACGATCCAATTGACGGAGAATGTTGGTTACCGTCATATGACGCATAGTTATGTTCGCGGGAACTGGCGGAATTCCGAAGAGACGAGCCCGATGATTCTCGCGAAATCATGCCATGACCTCGATATTATCTCTTGGTTGATGGGGCAAGAATGCACTAACGTGAGCTCCTTCGGCTCGCTTCTGCATTTCCGGCCGGAGAATGCGCCGGAAGGCTCGGCGGACCGCTGCATCGACGGCTGCGAAGTGGAGAAAGAGTGCGCGTTCTCGGCGCTCAAGATGTATATCGACCCGCCTCATCATCCATGGGCACGTTATATGACCAGCGACCTCTCGCAGGAAGGCATTCTGAATGCGCTTCATGAAGGGCCGTTCGGACGCTGCGTGTATCGCTGCGATAACAATGTGGTAGACCATCAGATCGTGAATATGGAGTTCACGAACGGGGCGAACGCTTCCTTTATCATGTCGGGACTTACCGAGAGCGGTGCCCGCAGAGTACAGATTATGGGGACGAAGGCTGAGATCATCGGCGACATGGATACCGGCATCTATACGCTGTATCGTTATCTGACTGGGGAGAAGCTGGAGATCAATTGTAACACGAGCGGCGACGGACACGGCGGCGGCGACGAGCGCATGGTCAGCTCCTTCCTGCGCGAAGTGAGACGCTTCGACCAGAATCCATCGTATGGATTGACGTCCGCGACAGCCTCGTTGCAGAGCCATCTGATAGCCTTTGCATCTGAGCAGTCCAGATTGAAAGGCGGCCAGGCTGTTAAGCTTGCCGATATGATCGCGAATCAACCGGTCGCGGTTCAAGGATAG
- a CDS encoding IS3 family transposase (programmed frameshift): protein MAKKGQTFNRYDETTKQEAVRLRLEEHWSYSMIMNKLSIKSKSQIQNWVKKSERGETFKDLRGRWSKKRFRSVEEEISYLKAQVEYPKKAQSKSTWGGKLDKQVRFESIREMKTDFPIKLLCKIAEVSRSGYYKWLATYESRKTRMDENTVIKEHILAIHRIRPYYGYFRMRTALRKEGLYVNHKKVRRLMRELGIQSVIRKKRPFAGRKPSVLFQNVLNREFTSAAAKLKLVTDITYVRVGHGFLYLSVVLDLYNNEILTWRLGERNDLELVLDTVKQLNTPKAILHSDQGFQYTTKTYAKLLADQKLVGSHSRRGNCFDNACVESFFSHLKAEKLHLVKPNGASEAERLITEYIAYYNHERFQKKLGDLSPVEYRKAIAA from the exons ATGGCGAAAAAGGGACAGACATTCAATCGTTATGACGAAACAACTAAGCAGGAGGCTGTTAGACTACGTCTTGAGGAACACTGGAGTTATTCCATGATTATGAATAAGCTGAGTATCAAGAGTAAGAGTCAAATTCAGAATTGGGTAAAGAAATCTGAGCGTGGGGAAACGTTTAAGGATCTTCGAGGGAGATGGAGTAAGAAGCGCTTCAGATCAGTTGAAGAAGAGATTAGTTATTTGAAAGCACAGGTGGAATATC CTAAAAAAGCTCAATCCAAATCTACATGGGGAGGAAAGTTGGATAAGCAAGTCCGATTCGAGTCCATTCGAGAAATGAAAACCGATTTTCCTATTAAATTACTGTGTAAGATTGCTGAGGTTTCCCGTTCTGGCTACTATAAATGGTTAGCCACTTACGAGTCCCGGAAAACACGTATGGATGAGAATACGGTAATTAAAGAGCATATTCTAGCGATTCACCGTATTCGGCCTTACTACGGTTATTTTCGCATGCGCACAGCACTACGAAAGGAAGGGCTATATGTTAACCACAAGAAGGTGCGACGACTCATGCGAGAATTAGGAATCCAGTCTGTCATACGTAAGAAACGGCCTTTCGCAGGCAGAAAGCCTTCTGTGTTGTTCCAGAATGTATTAAACCGGGAATTCACTTCAGCCGCAGCTAAGCTCAAACTAGTAACCGACATAACCTATGTTCGCGTTGGACATGGCTTCCTCTATCTTTCAGTTGTTTTAGACCTCTACAACAATGAGATTTTGACTTGGAGGTTGGGAGAACGAAATGACCTAGAACTTGTTCTGGACACCGTAAAACAACTGAATACACCAAAAGCGATCCTGCACTCTGATCAAGGGTTTCAATACACGACAAAGACGTATGCAAAGCTCCTTGCAGATCAGAAGCTTGTTGGCAGCCATTCTAGACGTGGGAACTGCTTTGATAATGCGTGCGTTGAGTCGTTCTTCTCGCATCTAAAGGCAGAAAAGCTTCATTTGGTGAAGCCAAACGGTGCCTCTGAAGCTGAACGTTTGATCACTGAATATATTGCTTATTACAACCATGAGCGGTTTCAGAAAAAATTAGGCGACCTCTCCCCTGTTGAATACAGGAAAGCGATCGCCGCTTAA
- a CDS encoding response regulator produces MYRLLIVDDLPIIVDGLLELFEQTDHLKLELLKAYSGEEALSVMREQRVDIVISDIKMPGLEGIELLQEIKKEWPACKVIFLTGYNDFHYARSAITYGGFEYILKVESDEKIIESVERAITTLEAEYSQQQIIARAQTKMRQALPSLQKDYLWGLFQGKQVTQSQLERTFKEIDIPLDANLPVFILIGRVDAWRELFTTPDKALLTYAFQNVCDEYLSAQVRSFSFVYDLTRIVWLIQPLPSEPNANHSHTLDWGRVYRYTSGILETVQGTCKRLLSLPVSFVLGSEPTLWEHVSDRFHSIKFGLAHGHGLSNEVILTDIDMQSEDEDDKAGAYHDCFYHSRIQLLMTCIENNHREPFNKLYVELTSIWNDPKTPNERKTELYHSLSAVFLFYIHKNRDFRDYVNTQLDLDRLFQPKDASSWPDMIQYFWQLADYLFEWNTMRGTQLPTEVVNKVHRYIEENIATDISLNALADYVGLNPSYLSRLYKQMTGIGLSKYINDYRNLIAQEMLLKSSMKVGEIATALGYNSALAFIRFFKKQNDITPQEYRIVRSGT; encoded by the coding sequence ATGTACCGATTGCTAATCGTGGATGATCTTCCGATCATTGTGGATGGATTGCTCGAATTATTCGAACAGACGGATCACTTGAAGCTTGAGCTGCTTAAGGCCTATTCCGGTGAAGAAGCGCTGAGCGTCATGCGGGAGCAGCGCGTCGATATCGTGATCTCAGATATTAAGATGCCAGGGCTGGAAGGGATCGAGCTGCTGCAGGAGATTAAAAAGGAGTGGCCGGCCTGCAAAGTCATTTTTCTCACGGGTTACAATGATTTTCACTATGCGCGGAGCGCCATTACGTATGGCGGCTTCGAGTATATTCTGAAAGTAGAGAGCGATGAGAAAATTATCGAATCAGTCGAGCGAGCCATAACGACGCTGGAGGCGGAGTATAGTCAGCAGCAAATTATAGCTAGAGCACAGACGAAGATGCGACAAGCACTGCCATCTCTCCAGAAAGATTATTTGTGGGGGCTCTTCCAGGGCAAACAGGTCACACAGAGTCAATTAGAACGTACATTCAAGGAGATCGATATTCCACTTGATGCGAATTTGCCTGTCTTTATCCTGATAGGTAGAGTAGATGCATGGCGAGAACTGTTCACGACACCGGATAAAGCGCTGCTAACGTACGCATTCCAGAATGTATGTGATGAATATCTATCTGCGCAAGTGCGAAGCTTCTCCTTCGTATATGATCTGACGCGAATCGTGTGGCTCATTCAACCGCTGCCTTCTGAACCGAATGCCAACCATTCCCACACATTGGATTGGGGGCGTGTATATCGATATACGAGCGGGATTCTCGAGACGGTTCAAGGAACTTGTAAGCGATTGCTGAGTCTGCCAGTATCTTTCGTACTGGGCAGCGAGCCAACGTTATGGGAGCATGTCTCTGATCGGTTTCATTCGATCAAGTTCGGTCTCGCGCACGGTCATGGCTTATCCAACGAAGTCATCTTGACGGATATTGATATGCAGTCCGAGGATGAAGACGATAAAGCAGGAGCTTATCATGATTGCTTCTACCATTCTCGTATTCAATTGCTCATGACCTGCATTGAGAATAATCATCGTGAACCGTTCAATAAGTTATATGTCGAATTGACTTCGATCTGGAATGATCCGAAGACGCCGAATGAGCGGAAGACAGAGCTGTACCATTCCCTATCAGCCGTGTTCTTGTTCTATATTCATAAGAATCGGGATTTCCGCGACTATGTGAACACGCAGCTGGATTTGGATCGACTGTTCCAGCCTAAGGATGCGTCTTCCTGGCCGGATATGATTCAATATTTCTGGCAGCTCGCTGACTATCTATTCGAATGGAATACGATGCGTGGCACGCAATTGCCGACGGAGGTCGTGAATAAGGTTCATCGATACATCGAAGAAAATATCGCAACCGATATTTCGCTGAATGCGCTTGCAGATTACGTCGGCTTGAATCCGTCCTACCTCTCCAGACTGTATAAGCAAATGACGGGGATCGGCCTCTCTAAATATATTAACGATTACCGGAACTTAATCGCGCAGGAAATGCTGTTGAAATCGTCGATGAAAGTAGGCGAAATCGCGACCGCGCTTGGTTATAACTCAGCTCTCGCCTTTATCCGCTTCTTCAAGAAGCAGAATGACATCACGCCGCAGGAGTACCGCATCGTCCGTTCCGGAACATAG